From a region of the Desulfomicrobium escambiense DSM 10707 genome:
- a CDS encoding protein phosphatase 2C domain-containing protein → MHIEHILEQGSGARNEDCLIMDGNIFGVFDGATSLDGACFGDGESGGSLASSIAGQAFLRNHHPLLRLGVEANDAIRAGMESRRVDMSSRRGLWSASAAVVRLRDGAVEWFQTGDCQVVFIDGDGGFRLPAVREDHDYSTLCMIRERGRFHPEVQALIETVREGMNRDYGVLNGEREAIGFFRAGTEPVGNVKSVLLFTDGLDVPCSSPARKKDYSCLVGMACELGLRGLRDHVRGREAADPDIEYYPRFKMHDDIAAVAIHF, encoded by the coding sequence ATGCATATCGAACACATTCTCGAACAGGGCTCCGGAGCCCGCAACGAAGACTGCCTGATCATGGACGGCAACATCTTCGGTGTGTTCGACGGCGCCACCAGTCTGGACGGGGCCTGTTTCGGGGACGGTGAGAGCGGCGGATCCCTGGCTTCTTCCATCGCCGGGCAGGCATTTCTGCGCAACCATCATCCCCTGCTGCGGCTCGGAGTGGAGGCCAACGACGCCATCAGGGCCGGCATGGAGTCCCGCCGGGTGGACATGTCGAGTCGCCGCGGACTGTGGAGCGCCAGCGCCGCCGTGGTCCGGCTCCGGGACGGGGCCGTCGAGTGGTTCCAGACCGGCGATTGCCAGGTGGTCTTCATCGACGGGGACGGAGGCTTCAGGCTGCCGGCTGTCAGGGAAGACCACGATTATTCGACCCTGTGCATGATCAGGGAGCGAGGTCGCTTTCACCCGGAGGTGCAGGCGCTGATTGAGACGGTGCGGGAAGGCATGAACCGCGACTATGGCGTGCTCAATGGAGAGCGGGAGGCGATCGGCTTTTTCCGTGCGGGCACGGAGCCTGTCGGCAACGTGAAGAGCGTGCTCCTGTTCACCGACGGGCTGGACGTGCCGTGCTCGTCCCCCGCGCGGAAAAAGGACTACTCATGTCTGGTGGGCATGGCGTGCGAACTCGGACTGCGCGGACTTCGCGACCACGTGCGCGGCCGCGAGGCTGCCGACCCCGATATCGAGTACTATCCGCGCTTCAAGATGCACGACGACATCGCCGCTGTCGCAATCCATTTCTAA
- a CDS encoding glycosyltransferase family 4 protein, translated as MRILHVLSQKPDFTGSGKYVQEMILQGRARGHEPFLVAGVSADFAVPAELIAPRHVKLLRFDGHDLDFPVMGMSDVMPYPSTVCSSLTRLQVIEYRAAFRRIVAAAVADFRPDVIHSNHLWMVTAETREAAPHIPLVTTCHGSCLRQHRLCPDLGNALIGPLQRIDRIIALFGQQKREIVDLLDIDPDRVDVISGGYNELCFFSEGRDRIPGRVQLLYAGKLDSSKGVPWLLRSLRQVEAPWHLHLVGGGSGAERDLCLRLAAEHGDRVTVHGVLSHRELGGLMRLSDIFVLPSFFEGLPLVLLEAMACGCRIVTTDLPGSRELFGDSPPPMVRMVELPPLETVDRPFKADEPLLELRLSRALRDAVADVTRGVGIDQDYVRITTEPFGWEGIYARVEVVYGNAMNAQAEV; from the coding sequence ATGAGAATTCTCCACGTCCTCAGCCAGAAGCCGGACTTCACGGGCAGCGGGAAATACGTCCAGGAAATGATCCTGCAGGGCCGCGCCAGGGGGCATGAGCCGTTCCTCGTGGCCGGAGTGTCCGCGGACTTCGCGGTGCCGGCCGAACTGATCGCGCCGCGGCACGTTAAACTGCTCCGTTTCGACGGGCACGACCTCGATTTCCCGGTCATGGGCATGAGCGACGTCATGCCGTACCCCAGCACGGTCTGCTCCTCCCTGACCAGGCTGCAGGTCATCGAGTACAGGGCGGCCTTCCGCAGGATCGTCGCTGCAGCCGTGGCCGACTTCAGGCCGGACGTCATCCACAGCAACCACCTCTGGATGGTCACGGCCGAGACCCGCGAAGCCGCGCCGCACATCCCCCTGGTGACCACCTGTCACGGTTCATGCCTGCGGCAGCATCGCCTCTGCCCTGACCTGGGGAACGCCCTGATCGGGCCGCTGCAACGCATCGATCGCATCATCGCGCTCTTCGGGCAGCAGAAAAGGGAGATCGTGGACCTGCTGGACATCGACCCGGACAGGGTGGACGTCATCAGCGGCGGGTACAACGAACTGTGTTTTTTCTCCGAGGGCCGGGACCGGATTCCCGGCCGGGTGCAGCTACTCTACGCGGGCAAGCTCGATTCCTCCAAGGGCGTGCCCTGGCTCCTGCGCAGCCTGCGCCAGGTCGAGGCGCCGTGGCACCTGCATCTGGTGGGCGGCGGCAGCGGGGCGGAACGGGACCTGTGCCTGCGGCTGGCCGCCGAGCACGGTGACCGGGTCACGGTTCACGGCGTTCTGTCCCACCGGGAACTCGGGGGCCTCATGCGGCTAAGCGACATCTTCGTGCTACCCTCGTTCTTCGAGGGCCTGCCGCTGGTCCTGCTGGAAGCCATGGCCTGCGGCTGCCGGATCGTGACCACGGACCTGCCCGGTTCCAGGGAGCTGTTCGGCGACTCGCCGCCGCCCATGGTGCGCATGGTGGAACTGCCACCCCTGGAGACCGTGGACAGACCGTTCAAGGCCGACGAACCGCTGCTGGAACTGCGGCTGTCGCGGGCGCTGCGGGACGCCGTCGCGGATGTGACGAGGGGAGTGGGAATTGACCAGGACTATGTCCGCATAACCACGGAGCCCTTCGGTTGGGAGGGCATCTACGCCCGCGTCGAAGTGGTGTACGGGAACGCCATGAACGCTCAAGCGGAGGTTTAG
- a CDS encoding sensor histidine kinase, giving the protein MTSRLPFSRRIAIAFVLMTVVVSGSFSLGIVAVVHFVEDQLISKELRGKLNMVLHEDIKAGREPRLDARTRFFASNSADHPIPERFADYPEGFTEIEEENEATYVYVLEANGARYMLLQDQRDFEEREKILFSVVLAGFLLCIVLSWGLGVVMARQVMAPVARLAGQVRHPDQLDTSTAPLAPDYADDEIGHLAAAFDTTLGRLRRSIERERLFTSDVSHELRTPLMVISTSCELLLEQPLQDGQRAQLERMARSARDMNDLVRTFLLLARSGPAEAAEAATLADVAREQAELWEPAIRAKGLAFELIDEGADTAGHNPTFLRTVMANLLRNALHYTAGGTVRLVLERNGFRVEDTGMGILEHERDRIFEPFVRGAAARGEGLGLGLSLVKRICEHNGWEIAAPSCQETGACFRISFGACRAMDEARNG; this is encoded by the coding sequence ATGACCTCTAGGCTCCCCTTTTCCCGGCGCATCGCCATCGCCTTCGTGCTCATGACCGTGGTCGTCAGCGGCTCCTTTTCCCTTGGGATCGTGGCCGTGGTCCATTTCGTCGAGGATCAGCTCATCTCGAAAGAGCTGCGCGGCAAGCTGAACATGGTCCTCCACGAGGACATCAAGGCCGGCAGGGAGCCGCGCCTCGACGCCCGAACCCGCTTTTTCGCCTCGAACTCGGCAGATCATCCAATCCCGGAACGTTTCGCAGACTATCCCGAGGGGTTCACGGAAATCGAGGAGGAGAACGAGGCCACCTACGTCTACGTCCTGGAGGCCAACGGCGCGCGGTACATGCTTCTGCAGGACCAACGGGATTTCGAGGAAAGGGAGAAGATTCTCTTCTCGGTGGTTCTGGCGGGCTTTCTGCTGTGCATCGTCCTGTCCTGGGGCCTTGGCGTGGTCATGGCCCGGCAGGTCATGGCGCCGGTAGCCAGGCTCGCCGGACAGGTCCGGCACCCGGACCAGCTCGACACCAGCACGGCCCCGCTGGCCCCGGACTATGCGGACGACGAAATCGGGCATCTGGCGGCCGCCTTCGACACGACCCTTGGACGGCTCCGCCGGTCCATCGAACGCGAGCGCCTCTTCACCAGCGACGTCAGCCACGAGCTGCGCACGCCGCTGATGGTCATCTCGACATCGTGCGAACTGCTGCTCGAACAGCCGCTTCAGGACGGCCAGCGCGCGCAGCTCGAACGCATGGCCCGGTCCGCGCGGGACATGAACGACCTGGTCCGGACATTCCTGCTGCTCGCGCGGTCAGGCCCGGCCGAAGCCGCTGAGGCGGCCACGCTGGCCGACGTTGCGCGTGAACAGGCCGAATTGTGGGAGCCAGCGATCCGCGCCAAGGGACTGGCATTCGAGCTGATCGACGAAGGAGCGGACACGGCCGGCCACAACCCGACTTTCCTGCGCACGGTCATGGCCAACCTGCTGCGCAACGCGCTGCATTACACGGCCGGCGGCACGGTGCGCCTTGTCCTGGAACGGAACGGCTTCAGGGTCGAAGACACGGGCATGGGGATTCTCGAGCATGAGAGGGACCGCATCTTCGAACCCTTCGTGCGCGGCGCGGCCGCCAGGGGCGAAGGCCTGGGGCTCGGGCTGTCGTTGGTCAAGCGCATCTGCGAGCACAACGGCTGGGAGATCGCGGCCCCGAGCTGTCAGGAGACCGGGGCGTGTTTCAGGATTTCGTTTGGCGCGTGCCGGGCTATGGATGAGGCCCGAAACGGATGA
- a CDS encoding response regulator transcription factor yields the protein MRILIVEDNPDILANVLDYLQLKGYSVDCAQDGLGGLHLAATQTYDLIVLDVMLPGIDGFQICRRLREDARLDVPIIMLTARDTLDDRIRGFGTGADDYLVKPFALSELHARIQAVLRRSRGGRGRELRVGDLSFDVETLQVRRAGKTLKPHPFGLKLLEILMRKSPAVVRREELERELWGDDCPDSDSLRSHIHQLRQVVDKPFGSPLLHTVHGIGFRLAETADDL from the coding sequence ATGCGCATCCTGATCGTTGAAGACAACCCCGACATCCTCGCCAACGTGCTCGATTACCTCCAGCTCAAGGGGTACAGCGTCGACTGCGCCCAGGACGGGCTCGGAGGCCTGCACCTGGCCGCAACCCAGACCTACGACCTGATCGTGCTGGACGTCATGCTGCCCGGCATCGACGGTTTCCAGATTTGCAGACGGTTGCGCGAGGACGCCCGGCTCGACGTCCCGATCATCATGCTCACGGCCCGCGACACGCTGGACGACCGCATCCGCGGGTTCGGCACCGGCGCCGACGACTATCTCGTCAAGCCCTTCGCCCTGTCCGAACTGCACGCGCGCATCCAGGCCGTGCTGCGCAGGAGCAGGGGGGGGCGGGGCCGCGAGTTGCGGGTCGGCGACCTTTCCTTCGATGTGGAGACCCTGCAGGTCCGCCGCGCGGGGAAAACGCTCAAGCCGCATCCCTTCGGGCTGAAGCTGCTGGAGATCCTGATGCGCAAAAGCCCGGCCGTGGTTCGCCGCGAGGAACTGGAGCGTGAGCTCTGGGGCGACGACTGCCCCGACAGTGACAGCCTGCGCAGCCACATCCACCAGCTGCGCCAGGTTGTGGACAAGCCCTTCGGCTCGCCGCTGCTGCACACGGTGCACGGTATCGGGTTCCGACTGGCGGAGACGGCCGATGACCTCTAG
- a CDS encoding LTA synthase family protein: MSLVRYAQVRCLAIILGAWLAVFSLTRLVLLASHLGDVNAGVVGMLGIFGLGLVHDLSFLSYAALPVALHFALCPASVWESGWHKGLLRGLMGVSLFVMLFTAVSEWLFWDEFGVRFNFIAVDYLVYSNEVINNILESYPVYPLLAMLVVLSAAGVALSGKVMDRAFRAPQLSRRGRWRLLATVAGTSLLVTAFVGQNFAAGGSTMQRELAANGPFQFFAAFRNNELDYAQLYATLPDEEVGALLRREVAEPGARFVSDDPQDIRRKIDNPGAFRRMNVIVVTIESLSAKYLGCFGDERGLTPNLDHLKSESLFFRNFYATGTRTDRGLEAITLSMPPTPGRSIVKRLGRESGYASLGRQLEARGYDSVFLYGGRGYFDNMNAFFGGNGYRIIDQTSVPEEEITFKNAWGMCDEDLYAQALRQADIDHAVGRPFFLQLMTTSNHRPYTYPEGRIDIPSGYGREGAVKYADHAIGAFLKEARHRPWFGSTVFVFVADHTANSAGKEDLPVEKYRIPLFILAPGILEPREVPTLASQIDLAPTLLGLLNLDYTSTFFGRDVLREDASVGRALIGNYQHLGLFDGHNLAILSPKKGIRRHDDALGLSDESAGSEQDPLVRRDIAYFQGASHMFQHGLLRWSPDAMLKADDGETSPAGAATLPSPTHKEG, from the coding sequence ATGTCCCTTGTACGATATGCCCAGGTCCGCTGTTTGGCCATCATCCTGGGCGCCTGGTTGGCCGTTTTTTCTCTGACACGCCTCGTTTTGCTGGCAAGTCATCTGGGCGATGTCAATGCCGGCGTGGTCGGCATGCTGGGCATCTTCGGCCTCGGCCTGGTCCATGACCTGAGTTTCCTCAGCTATGCGGCGCTGCCCGTGGCACTGCATTTCGCCCTGTGCCCGGCATCGGTCTGGGAATCAGGGTGGCACAAGGGCCTGCTGCGCGGCCTGATGGGGGTCAGCCTTTTCGTCATGCTCTTCACGGCCGTCTCGGAATGGCTGTTCTGGGACGAGTTCGGCGTACGATTCAACTTCATCGCCGTCGACTACCTCGTCTATTCGAACGAAGTCATCAACAACATCCTCGAATCGTACCCCGTCTATCCCCTCCTGGCCATGCTCGTCGTGCTCTCGGCGGCCGGGGTCGCCCTGTCGGGCAAGGTCATGGACAGGGCCTTCAGGGCGCCCCAGCTGTCGCGGCGCGGTCGATGGCGGCTGCTCGCGACCGTCGCCGGGACGAGCCTTCTTGTGACCGCATTCGTGGGGCAGAATTTCGCCGCAGGCGGCAGCACCATGCAGCGCGAACTCGCGGCCAACGGCCCGTTCCAGTTCTTCGCGGCGTTCCGCAACAACGAACTCGACTACGCCCAGCTCTATGCCACCCTGCCGGACGAGGAAGTCGGGGCGTTGCTGCGCCGGGAGGTGGCCGAACCCGGCGCCCGCTTCGTCAGCGACGACCCGCAGGACATTCGCCGCAAAATCGACAACCCGGGAGCCTTCCGGCGCATGAACGTCATCGTCGTCACGATCGAGAGTTTGAGCGCGAAATATCTCGGCTGTTTTGGCGATGAGCGGGGCCTGACCCCAAATCTGGACCACCTCAAATCCGAGAGTCTCTTTTTCCGCAATTTCTACGCGACTGGCACACGCACGGACCGGGGCCTTGAGGCCATCACCCTGTCCATGCCCCCGACCCCCGGGCGCTCCATCGTCAAGCGCCTGGGACGGGAATCCGGGTACGCGAGCCTCGGCCGCCAACTGGAAGCGCGGGGTTACGACAGCGTCTTCCTGTACGGCGGGCGCGGCTATTTCGACAACATGAACGCCTTCTTCGGCGGCAACGGGTACCGCATCATCGACCAGACGAGCGTTCCGGAGGAGGAAATCACCTTCAAGAACGCCTGGGGCATGTGCGACGAGGACCTATACGCCCAGGCCCTACGGCAGGCGGACATCGACCACGCCGTGGGCAGGCCGTTTTTCCTCCAGCTCATGACCACGTCCAACCACCGGCCCTACACCTACCCCGAAGGCCGCATCGACATCCCGTCGGGGTACGGCCGTGAGGGGGCCGTCAAATACGCGGACCACGCCATCGGCGCATTCCTGAAAGAAGCGCGTCACCGCCCTTGGTTCGGGTCCACGGTTTTCGTCTTCGTCGCGGACCACACAGCGAACAGCGCCGGCAAGGAAGACCTGCCAGTGGAGAAGTACCGCATCCCCCTCTTCATTTTAGCGCCCGGAATCCTCGAACCGCGTGAAGTACCGACGTTGGCTAGCCAGATCGACCTGGCCCCGACCCTGCTCGGCCTGCTGAACCTCGACTACACTTCGACCTTCTTCGGCCGGGACGTGCTGCGCGAGGATGCCTCGGTAGGCCGAGCGCTCATCGGCAATTACCAACATCTGGGCCTCTTTGACGGGCACAACCTCGCCATCCTGAGTCCGAAAAAGGGAATTCGCCGCCACGACGACGCCCTGGGCCTGAGCGACGAATCGGCCGGCAGCGAGCAGGACCCCCTCGTGCGTAGGGACATCGCCTACTTCCAGGGCGCAAGCCACATGTTCCAGCATGGCCTCCTGCGCTGGTCCCCTGACGCCATGTTGAAGGCGGACGATGGGGAAACGTCGCCAGCAGGCGCTGCCACGCTCCCGTCGCCGACGCACAAGGAGGGCTGA
- a CDS encoding ArnT family glycosyltransferase: MTADRSRLIPLLGALVGLALLLYATLFAHRDVLGVDIMEARNLITAREMIETGHWLLPTLHGEPRLAKPPLPTWLTAAAMLTGNEGQDTDLSVNRIPSALAGLLLAVSLFGLTRHWTRSTAAAAWATAFLATSYMFVLMARRNSWDIYCHAFMLAALWGVAVIVDSPGPRRKLAAGTGLLLGLSGLSKGPVSYYALLLPFAVSFVSTGGLNGVRAHGKELGLALGIGIALSSVWFAAAWLAMPHDFSRMVATEQAAWIVEHTKPFWFYLQFPLMTGIWVLLACAALWPGHARPLIEPLLPYWRPVLWSFGCVLLLMLVPEKKDRYLLPVLIPLCQLMGVYVTGLLRDTHKGGRLGRMLVQANAAVFGFVCLAVPMALIWLRPRFPALDGLELAAVALAAALAAALLYRLCRSQHPTALFMAEFSILGMCCLALPAIVQPAAGDMSMPLAEIRSFTADGPVFSDRSLKFQDAWVIGKKPLEPDEYSSIELPDKIYFVSRRDNPALPDMLQGYGPMERLAVSDFSGQNMYFVTLKRHKTE; the protein is encoded by the coding sequence ATGACTGCAGATCGATCTCGCCTGATTCCTCTGCTGGGAGCCCTGGTCGGCCTGGCGCTCCTGCTGTACGCCACGCTCTTCGCGCACCGGGACGTGCTCGGCGTGGACATCATGGAGGCCCGCAACCTGATCACGGCCCGGGAAATGATCGAGACGGGACATTGGCTCCTGCCCACGTTGCACGGGGAGCCGCGCCTGGCCAAGCCGCCCTTGCCGACCTGGCTCACGGCAGCGGCCATGCTCACCGGCAACGAAGGGCAGGACACGGACCTGTCCGTGAACCGCATACCGTCGGCCCTGGCCGGATTGCTTCTTGCTGTATCGCTCTTCGGGCTGACCCGCCACTGGACCAGGAGTACGGCCGCCGCCGCGTGGGCCACGGCCTTTTTGGCCACCAGTTACATGTTCGTGCTCATGGCCCGGCGCAACAGCTGGGACATCTACTGCCACGCCTTCATGCTGGCTGCCCTGTGGGGCGTGGCGGTGATTGTCGACTCGCCCGGTCCCAGAAGAAAATTGGCCGCAGGGACGGGGCTGCTGCTCGGTCTGTCCGGCCTGAGCAAAGGGCCGGTCAGTTACTATGCCCTGCTGCTGCCCTTTGCCGTGTCCTTCGTCTCGACAGGCGGCTTGAACGGGGTCCGGGCGCACGGGAAGGAACTGGGTCTGGCTCTTGGAATCGGAATCGCGCTGTCATCCGTCTGGTTTGCGGCCGCCTGGCTGGCCATGCCGCATGACTTCTCCCGCATGGTGGCCACGGAGCAGGCGGCCTGGATCGTGGAGCATACCAAGCCGTTCTGGTTCTACCTGCAATTTCCGCTCATGACGGGAATCTGGGTCCTGCTTGCCTGCGCCGCGCTTTGGCCGGGTCATGCGCGCCCGCTGATCGAACCGTTGCTGCCCTACTGGCGTCCGGTGCTGTGGAGTTTCGGCTGCGTCCTGTTGCTCATGCTCGTCCCGGAAAAGAAGGACCGGTATCTGCTGCCCGTTCTCATCCCGCTTTGCCAGCTCATGGGCGTGTACGTGACGGGCTTGCTGCGCGACACGCACAAAGGCGGACGTTTGGGACGCATGCTTGTACAGGCGAACGCCGCGGTTTTCGGGTTTGTGTGCCTTGCTGTACCGATGGCACTGATCTGGTTGCGGCCACGATTTCCCGCCCTGGACGGTCTTGAACTGGCCGCAGTCGCGCTGGCGGCCGCACTGGCTGCGGCGCTTCTGTACCGGCTCTGCCGCTCGCAGCATCCGACGGCTCTCTTCATGGCCGAGTTCTCGATCCTTGGCATGTGCTGCCTGGCGCTGCCGGCCATTGTTCAGCCCGCCGCTGGGGACATGTCCATGCCTCTCGCGGAGATCCGCTCTTTCACCGCGGACGGACCCGTCTTTTCCGACAGATCCCTCAAGTTCCAGGACGCGTGGGTCATCGGCAAGAAGCCTTTGGAACCTGACGAGTACTCCAGCATTGAACTCCCTGACAAAATTTACTTTGTTTCGCGCAGGGACAATCCTGCTCTGCCGGATATGCTGCAGGGGTATGGGCCTATGGAGCGATTGGCTGTGTCCGATTTTTCAGGGCAGAACATGTATTTTGTCACTCTCAAACGTCATAAAACGGAATAG
- a CDS encoding metallophosphoesterase family protein: MHTFYRRYFVLTMIVLYVLLAGIQIYACVVTYVARQAALPQNFGNFEKVRASLPASDPENPFTFVVVGDPRSTGTFEGLAEEINKARPDFVVILGDWVDGGSMDQHAYYKRESAEYNFACPVFFTPGNHDVDPEKYPLAAFEKDYGPRNFSFVYNDNIFIFISHLDSRFSNNESLEYLRSLDTRTLASYRNRFVFMHIPPWVSPDIKERHTADENEFMQIFKKLKIDYAVAADFHGYNRTRLNGVEYIITGGGGSHLHESQGRQFHHALALTVGKDMVSERILPASAHFDFDDWAELNSIVHIGPFLFRHPVIILLANALFLFILFKNFKSIY, encoded by the coding sequence ATGCACACATTTTATAGACGCTATTTCGTATTGACCATGATTGTGTTATATGTACTCCTCGCCGGTATACAAATATATGCCTGTGTCGTGACATACGTCGCCCGTCAGGCTGCGCTCCCTCAAAATTTCGGAAATTTTGAAAAGGTGCGTGCATCCTTGCCCGCATCCGATCCGGAAAATCCGTTCACCTTCGTGGTGGTCGGCGATCCACGCAGCACGGGCACCTTTGAAGGCTTGGCCGAGGAAATCAACAAGGCCCGGCCGGATTTCGTCGTCATTCTCGGCGACTGGGTCGACGGAGGTTCCATGGATCAGCACGCGTATTACAAGCGGGAATCTGCGGAATACAATTTTGCCTGCCCGGTCTTTTTCACGCCTGGCAATCATGATGTTGATCCGGAAAAGTATCCTTTAGCCGCGTTTGAAAAGGACTACGGACCACGAAATTTTTCATTTGTTTACAATGACAATATATTCATTTTCATAAGTCATCTCGACAGCAGATTTTCCAATAATGAATCCTTGGAATATCTCCGCTCACTGGACACACGGACATTGGCATCATATCGCAATCGCTTCGTCTTTATGCATATACCGCCATGGGTTTCGCCGGACATCAAGGAACGCCATACCGCGGATGAGAATGAATTCATGCAGATTTTTAAAAAGTTGAAGATAGATTACGCCGTGGCCGCGGATTTTCATGGCTATAACCGCACACGGTTGAACGGAGTGGAATATATCATAACAGGTGGAGGAGGTTCTCATCTACATGAATCTCAAGGACGACAATTCCATCACGCCCTTGCGTTGACTGTCGGGAAAGATATGGTATCAGAAAGAATTTTGCCGGCATCTGCACACTTTGATTTTGACGACTGGGCTGAATTGAATTCAATCGTCCATATCGGACCATTCTTGTTTAGGCATCCTGTAATCATATTACTGGCGAACGCTTTGTTTCTATTTATTTTATTTAAAAATTTCAAATCAATCTATTAA
- a CDS encoding lipid-A-disaccharide synthase N-terminal domain-containing protein — protein sequence MRFFWQWIVSEKERRSVIPVNFWYFSLFGSLFLLVYAILRRDIVFIIGQSTGFIIYFRNIFLIRHEKRKACAMS from the coding sequence ATGCGCTTCTTCTGGCAGTGGATTGTCTCTGAAAAAGAGCGCCGCAGCGTAATTCCCGTCAATTTCTGGTATTTCAGCCTGTTTGGCAGTTTGTTCCTCCTCGTTTACGCGATTCTCCGTCGGGATATTGTCTTCATCATCGGACAATCCACGGGTTTCATCATCTACTTCCGCAATATTTTTCTTATACGACACGAAAAAAGAAAAGCCTGCGCCATGTCCTAG
- a CDS encoding DUF190 domain-containing protein, which translates to MHSLISVKVMRIFMGESARFQGQVLHEAIVEAARQRGMAGATVCRGFMGFGANSLIHTAKILRLSEDLPVVVEIVDRPDRIDAFLPVADSMVDEGSIVVSEAQAVFHLPLRIRDVMTEDVATVSPSTPLAKVVELLLQRKVKAVPVLEGKTIRGIITGGDLLSRGGMPLSLDAQCSLPANMRDEHVRCLDFRNLVAGDIMTSPVQTLNIKTKVSDAVQLMAKGDMKRLPVVADDGTLMGIVSRADVLRAIGHASVVAGHLDVLPDTTRGTAADVMFRDVPTAGPDTALPDILDQILASPLRRVVIVDEDMKVMGLVHDRDILNDFARKNAPGVLKNLIAALSRKEGAEPDIQGAARDVMTMDSITIHPEMPLTEVIRTLTERKVKRILVVDGGGRLLGMVDRDTVLKCLAG; encoded by the coding sequence ATGCATTCCTTGATCAGCGTGAAGGTCATGCGGATATTCATGGGCGAGTCGGCCCGCTTCCAGGGCCAGGTACTGCACGAGGCCATCGTGGAGGCGGCACGGCAAAGGGGTATGGCCGGAGCGACCGTCTGTCGTGGATTCATGGGCTTCGGGGCCAACAGCCTCATCCATACGGCCAAGATACTGCGCCTGTCGGAAGACCTGCCCGTCGTGGTCGAGATCGTCGACAGGCCAGATCGGATAGACGCCTTTCTGCCCGTGGCCGACTCCATGGTCGACGAGGGGAGCATCGTTGTCAGCGAGGCCCAGGCGGTCTTCCACCTGCCGTTGCGCATCCGCGACGTCATGACCGAGGACGTGGCCACCGTCTCGCCTTCGACCCCGCTTGCCAAAGTGGTCGAACTGCTGCTGCAGAGAAAGGTCAAGGCGGTTCCAGTCCTCGAGGGCAAGACGATCAGGGGCATCATCACCGGCGGCGACCTCCTCTCGCGCGGCGGGATGCCACTGAGCCTCGACGCGCAGTGCAGCCTGCCGGCGAACATGCGGGACGAGCATGTGCGCTGCCTCGATTTCAGAAACCTTGTGGCCGGGGACATCATGACCTCGCCGGTTCAGACCCTGAACATCAAGACCAAGGTCAGCGATGCGGTGCAGCTCATGGCCAAGGGCGACATGAAACGCCTCCCGGTCGTGGCCGACGACGGCACGCTCATGGGCATCGTCAGCCGGGCCGACGTGCTCCGGGCCATCGGCCATGCGTCCGTTGTGGCCGGGCATCTGGACGTTCTGCCCGACACGACCCGCGGCACGGCAGCAGACGTGATGTTTCGCGACGTGCCCACAGCGGGACCAGACACCGCGCTCCCGGACATCCTGGATCAGATTCTGGCCTCGCCCCTGCGCAGGGTGGTCATCGTGGACGAAGACATGAAAGTCATGGGACTGGTCCACGACCGGGACATCCTGAACGACTTCGCCCGTAAAAACGCGCCCGGGGTCCTGAAAAACCTCATCGCCGCGCTCTCCCGCAAAGAAGGTGCAGAGCCGGATATACAGGGCGCAGCGCGGGATGTCATGACCATGGACAGCATCACCATCCACCCCGAAATGCCCCTGACCGAGGTCATCCGCACCCTGACCGAGCGCAAGGTCAAGCGGATTCTGGTCGTGGACGGCGGAGGGAGGCTTTTGGGCATGGTGGACAGGGACACCGTGCTGAAATGCCTGGCGGGCTGA
- the crcB gene encoding fluoride efflux transporter CrcB, with protein MMKILLIALAGACGTLSRYWLSGLAYDILGRDFPWGTWAVNILGCFLFGLVAVLAEERGFLSAQARILILTGFMGAFTTFSTFIFESGGILNEGQWLKLALNVGGQNIVGFAALYLGSGLGRII; from the coding sequence ATGATGAAAATCCTTCTGATCGCCCTGGCCGGGGCCTGCGGCACCTTGAGCCGCTACTGGCTGTCCGGCCTGGCCTACGACATCCTGGGGCGCGACTTCCCCTGGGGCACTTGGGCCGTGAACATCCTGGGCTGCTTTCTGTTCGGCCTGGTCGCGGTCCTGGCCGAGGAACGCGGCTTCCTGTCGGCGCAGGCGCGCATCCTGATCCTGACGGGCTTCATGGGCGCGTTCACGACGTTTTCGACCTTCATCTTCGAAAGCGGCGGCATCCTGAACGAAGGCCAGTGGCTCAAGCTCGCCCTCAATGTCGGCGGGCAGAACATCGTCGGGTTCGCGGCCCTCTATCTGGGCTCGGGTCTGGGCAGAATCATTTAA